Proteins from a single region of Labedella gwakjiensis:
- the orn gene encoding oligoribonuclease, translating into MTTGSDLLVWIDCEMTGLDLSVDELVEIAVVITDFDLNPVDEGLSVVIKPSDAALANMGDFVTTMHTTSGLIEEIPDGLDLADAEFRVLQYVVDHIPDAQKAPLAGNSIGTDRAFLAKFMPRLDAHLHYRNVDVSSVKELARRWYPRAYFNAPSKDGGHRALADILESIRELAYYRSAVFVPLPGPTSDEAKAAAAATVNAYTSNV; encoded by the coding sequence ATGACCACAGGCAGCGACCTCCTCGTCTGGATCGACTGCGAGATGACGGGACTCGACCTCTCGGTCGACGAACTCGTCGAGATCGCCGTCGTCATCACGGACTTCGATCTGAACCCCGTCGACGAGGGGCTGAGCGTCGTCATCAAACCCAGCGATGCCGCCCTCGCCAACATGGGCGACTTCGTGACGACCATGCACACCACGTCGGGACTCATCGAGGAGATCCCGGATGGCCTCGACCTCGCCGACGCCGAGTTCCGAGTGCTCCAGTACGTCGTCGACCACATCCCCGATGCGCAGAAGGCACCGCTCGCCGGAAACTCCATCGGCACGGACAGGGCGTTCCTGGCGAAGTTCATGCCACGGCTCGACGCCCACCTGCACTACCGCAACGTCGACGTCTCCTCGGTGAAGGAACTCGCCCGCCGGTGGTACCCCCGTGCCTACTTCAACGCACCGTCGAAGGACGGCGGGCACCGCGCCCTCGCCGACATCCTCGAGTCCATCCGCGAACTCGCGTACTACCGGTCGGCGGTCTTCGTTCCGCTCCCCGGGCCCACATCCGACGAGGCAAAAGCAGCCGCCGCGGCCACGGTGAACGCATACACCTCAAACGTGTAA
- the nadE gene encoding ammonia-dependent NAD(+) synthetase — translation MRDLQSDIIAELGSLPEVDPAAEIERRVSFLVDYATTTGAAGFVLGISGGQDSSLAGRLCQLASERLREGGGTAEFVAVRLPYGVQHDEDDAQLALGFIAPDRSVTFNVKRGVDGFFDEYGDAVGDRMTDFTKGNVKARARMVAQYAIAGQRALLVVGTDHAAEAITGFFTKFGDGGADILPLSGLTKRQGKALLQHLDAPARLYEKAPTADLLDDTPGQTDEANLGLTYNDIDDYLEGREVADDVAEAIETRFLMTRHKRTVPVTPFDDWWRTA, via the coding sequence ATGCGTGATCTTCAAAGCGACATCATCGCCGAGCTGGGCTCCCTTCCGGAGGTGGATCCGGCCGCCGAGATCGAGAGGCGGGTCTCGTTCCTCGTCGACTACGCCACCACGACAGGCGCGGCCGGATTCGTGCTCGGGATCAGCGGTGGACAGGACTCATCCCTGGCCGGACGGCTCTGCCAGTTGGCGAGCGAGCGGCTCCGCGAGGGGGGCGGCACGGCCGAGTTCGTCGCCGTCCGGCTACCGTACGGCGTCCAGCACGATGAGGACGATGCGCAGCTCGCCCTCGGCTTCATCGCCCCCGATCGGAGCGTCACGTTCAACGTGAAGCGCGGCGTCGACGGCTTCTTCGACGAATACGGAGACGCCGTCGGCGATCGGATGACGGACTTCACGAAGGGGAACGTGAAGGCTCGGGCACGGATGGTCGCCCAGTACGCCATCGCCGGTCAGCGCGCCCTCCTCGTGGTGGGAACCGATCACGCCGCTGAGGCGATCACCGGCTTCTTCACGAAGTTCGGAGACGGGGGAGCGGACATCCTGCCTCTCAGCGGGCTCACGAAGAGGCAGGGCAAGGCCCTCCTGCAGCATCTCGACGCCCCGGCTCGCTTGTACGAGAAAGCGCCGACGGCCGACTTGCTCGATGACACTCCCGGGCAGACGGACGAGGCGAACCTCGGGCTGACGTACAACGACATCGACGACTATCTCGAAGGTCGCGAGGTCGCGGACGACGTCGCCGAGGCGATCGAGACGCGCTTTCTCATGACGCGGCACAAGCGCACCGTGCCCGTCACTCCGTTCGACGATTGGTGGCGCACGGCGTGA
- the mvaD gene encoding diphosphomevalonate decarboxylase: MSGRSTAVAHSNIALIKYWGKVDSRLAIPATSSVSLTLDAYRTETTVEWGNDRDSVVLDGDPLSGVPADRVSRFLDLVRDLSGRSEYASVVSRNTVPTAAGLASSASGFAALAAAATSAAGLSLSPRELSILARKGSGSASRSIFGGLAVWYAGTDDASSYAEPLHDPGLDLAMVVAVVNAGTKEISSRDAMRLTADTSPYYDAWVSSSRVDFAGMLEAVAAGDFTRVGELAESNAMRMHASMLGSTPPVSYWEPDSVRCLRLVRELRAAGTECYATMDAGPNVKVLCRRPDVASVSAAVGSLGVAGVTTSLPGPGVRVTEAPR, translated from the coding sequence ATGAGCGGCAGGTCGACGGCTGTCGCTCATTCGAACATCGCGCTGATCAAGTACTGGGGCAAGGTGGATTCGCGGCTCGCCATCCCCGCGACGAGCAGTGTGTCGCTGACGCTCGACGCCTACCGCACGGAGACGACCGTCGAGTGGGGGAACGATCGCGATTCCGTCGTTCTCGACGGAGATCCGTTGTCCGGGGTGCCAGCTGATCGTGTGTCCCGATTCCTGGATCTCGTGCGCGACCTGTCGGGTCGGAGCGAGTACGCCAGCGTCGTCTCTCGGAACACGGTGCCCACCGCTGCCGGTCTCGCGTCGTCAGCGTCCGGATTCGCGGCTCTCGCCGCCGCGGCCACGTCGGCGGCCGGGCTGTCTCTGAGCCCCCGAGAGCTGTCGATCCTGGCTCGGAAAGGCTCCGGTTCCGCCTCGCGCAGCATCTTCGGCGGTCTCGCCGTCTGGTATGCCGGGACGGACGACGCTTCGTCCTACGCTGAGCCCCTTCACGACCCGGGGCTCGATCTGGCGATGGTCGTCGCCGTCGTCAATGCCGGGACGAAGGAGATCTCGAGCCGCGACGCGATGCGGCTCACCGCGGACACCTCGCCGTACTATGACGCGTGGGTGTCGTCGTCGCGCGTCGACTTCGCGGGCATGCTCGAGGCGGTCGCCGCAGGGGACTTCACCCGAGTCGGAGAGCTCGCCGAATCCAACGCCATGCGGATGCACGCCTCGATGCTCGGATCGACACCTCCCGTCTCGTACTGGGAGCCCGACAGCGTCCGGTGTCTTCGACTCGTCCGCGAGCTGCGTGCTGCGGGCACCGAGTGCTACGCCACGATGGACGCCGGACCCAACGTGAAGGTCTTGTGCCGTCGTCCGGATGTCGCGAGTGTTTCCGCGGCCGTCGGATCTCTCGGTGTGGCCGGAGTGACCACGTCGCTCCCGGGACCGGGAGTGCGTGTCACGGAGGCTCCGCGATGA
- a CDS encoding SCO4848 family membrane protein: MLVALAIALLVNAAYNVIVWPRFLSRIAKDPRARAADGSRTAFFRVHLVLISVALGLAAVSAVLGIAALVTVA, translated from the coding sequence ATGCTCGTCGCCCTCGCCATCGCCCTGCTCGTGAACGCCGCGTACAACGTGATCGTGTGGCCCCGTTTCCTGTCGCGCATCGCGAAGGACCCACGGGCCCGCGCGGCGGATGGTTCTCGCACCGCGTTCTTCCGCGTGCACCTCGTGTTGATCTCGGTGGCTCTCGGTCTGGCTGCTGTCTCCGCTGTTCTCGGTATCGCCGCACTCGTCACCGTCGCCTGA
- a CDS encoding ATP-binding protein has translation MVVTRSDVRSELRRSDGIVLIDGRSGAGKSTFADLLVSRWPGEVPPVLVRMDDIYPGWSGLDDASEQVWSELLAPRAVGMPGRWRRHDWVLGRSAEWHDVPADRPLVIEGCGTLSRTNASAASLRIWLEAGPVVRKRRALTRDAGAFDGHWDMWTDQMESFIGREDPIASADLVLGNDGGEAADWLDDVLDRSTGTTV, from the coding sequence GTGGTAGTCACTCGATCGGACGTCAGGAGCGAGCTTCGGCGCTCCGACGGCATCGTTCTCATCGACGGCCGGAGCGGTGCGGGCAAGTCGACTTTCGCCGACCTCCTCGTGTCACGCTGGCCCGGCGAGGTTCCGCCGGTGCTGGTGCGGATGGACGACATCTATCCGGGGTGGTCTGGACTCGACGACGCGTCGGAGCAGGTGTGGAGCGAGCTCCTCGCCCCGCGAGCGGTCGGAATGCCTGGACGCTGGCGGCGTCACGACTGGGTTCTCGGCCGATCAGCCGAGTGGCATGATGTTCCGGCCGACCGTCCGCTCGTGATCGAGGGGTGCGGCACGCTCTCGAGGACGAACGCCTCAGCCGCGAGCCTCCGCATCTGGCTCGAGGCGGGTCCCGTCGTCCGCAAGAGGCGTGCGCTCACGCGAGACGCCGGCGCATTCGACGGACACTGGGACATGTGGACGGACCAGATGGAGTCCTTCATCGGCCGCGAGGACCCGATCGCGTCTGCCGATCTCGTGCTGGGGAATGACGGCGGCGAGGCGGCGGATTGGCTCGACGACGTCCTCGACCGTTCCACCGGCACCACCGTCTAG
- a CDS encoding DUF6993 domain-containing protein, with translation MESDRLERRPTRGARGVFAASAVAAVVVLAGCTMQAPTTVETTTTSSPTATPTAEAIVLVPDGTAEDNKPFFDQVNAATAENADAGGRDFIDALVAAGFDKGAMEVTNDATTLGDRAESIQFSVRWGESCLIGQFGPSVDGYHSTIQPVLGTGLCLIGDTRVIDW, from the coding sequence GTGGAATCCGATCGACTCGAGCGTCGACCGACGCGAGGAGCCCGCGGCGTTTTCGCTGCGTCGGCGGTCGCGGCCGTCGTCGTGCTGGCCGGCTGCACGATGCAGGCGCCCACCACGGTGGAGACCACGACGACATCGTCGCCCACAGCGACGCCGACCGCGGAGGCGATCGTCCTCGTCCCGGACGGCACGGCGGAGGACAACAAGCCGTTCTTCGACCAGGTGAACGCGGCGACGGCGGAGAACGCGGACGCCGGCGGGCGGGACTTCATCGACGCCCTCGTCGCGGCGGGATTCGACAAAGGTGCGATGGAGGTCACGAACGACGCCACGACGCTGGGCGATCGGGCGGAGTCCATCCAGTTCAGTGTCCGCTGGGGCGAGTCCTGCCTCATCGGACAGTTCGGTCCGTCGGTCGACGGGTACCACTCGACCATCCAACCCGTGCTCGGCACCGGTCTCTGCCTCATTGGCGACACCCGCGTCATCGACTGGTGA
- a CDS encoding serine/threonine-protein kinase: MTVGHVPADAFIGHVLGGRYRVDSLIGRGGMANVYRATDEVLHRPVAVKLFGDTSDGEHQARRASTEVRLLAALNHPSLVTLYDARVAPGDDAFLVMELVDGPTLHERISDGPLSDVDIAAMALDLAEALHTVHDAGMVHRDIKPSNVLLAPSVSPTREFRAKLADFGIAHLVDSARLTMPGTIMGTAAYLSPEQTRGITPAPAGDIYSLGLVLLESFTRTRAFPGGMTESLVARVQRDPTIPGELGYAWKSLLTAMTSRSVEARPTALDVAASAREILRSEGTGPLVATETVSLARVSPAQGGVTNVAATVTKRIPDVGASSPTPTEPMTHGAVPQPAAVRAAGVTLGVPARRLRRDRPGARRQVDRRRSRRRLLLVACAAVVTIGLGGGLAGLLTSGRAPVSASNTGGVGIATLSTAMDEFSTGITSFVDERKAAAAASETAQTPDAIPATDATDATDATDTETTDTENDATDAGTDDETESPASDTSTPSGPEPGTDDNTPGGEAGPGTDQTAPGNGNGNGKGQGNGNGNGNGNGADNGKGPGG, translated from the coding sequence ATGACCGTCGGACACGTCCCCGCTGACGCGTTCATCGGTCACGTCCTCGGCGGGCGATACCGGGTCGACTCCCTCATCGGACGAGGCGGTATGGCCAACGTCTACCGAGCCACGGACGAGGTCCTGCACCGACCCGTCGCTGTCAAACTGTTCGGTGACACCTCGGACGGCGAACACCAGGCCCGACGGGCCTCGACGGAAGTCCGACTTCTCGCCGCCCTCAACCACCCCTCCCTCGTGACCCTCTACGACGCACGGGTCGCTCCGGGCGATGACGCCTTTCTCGTCATGGAACTCGTCGACGGTCCCACACTCCACGAGCGCATCAGCGACGGCCCCCTCAGCGACGTCGACATCGCAGCTATGGCGCTCGACCTGGCCGAGGCGCTGCACACCGTTCATGACGCCGGCATGGTCCATCGCGACATCAAGCCGTCCAATGTCCTCCTCGCTCCGTCCGTCTCGCCGACACGGGAATTCCGGGCCAAGCTCGCCGACTTCGGAATCGCGCATCTCGTCGACTCGGCCAGGCTCACCATGCCCGGCACGATCATGGGAACCGCCGCCTACCTGAGTCCCGAACAGACGAGAGGTATCACCCCCGCCCCGGCCGGAGACATCTACTCCCTCGGTCTCGTCCTGCTCGAGAGTTTCACCCGCACGCGCGCCTTCCCCGGCGGGATGACCGAGTCGCTCGTGGCGAGAGTCCAGCGCGACCCCACGATCCCCGGCGAGCTCGGATACGCCTGGAAGTCCCTCCTCACAGCCATGACATCCCGCTCCGTCGAGGCGCGGCCGACAGCCCTCGATGTGGCCGCCTCGGCGCGTGAAATCCTCCGCTCGGAGGGAACGGGTCCCCTCGTCGCGACGGAGACGGTCTCGCTCGCGAGGGTGTCGCCCGCCCAGGGCGGAGTCACGAACGTAGCCGCAACCGTCACGAAGCGCATTCCCGACGTCGGTGCCTCCTCCCCCACACCGACGGAGCCCATGACTCATGGTGCGGTTCCCCAGCCTGCCGCCGTCCGCGCCGCTGGAGTGACGCTCGGTGTGCCCGCACGCCGACTCCGACGTGACAGGCCAGGCGCACGCCGCCAGGTGGACCGTCGCCGTTCTCGTCGTCGCCTCCTCCTCGTCGCGTGCGCCGCCGTCGTCACCATCGGTCTCGGCGGAGGCCTCGCGGGGTTACTGACGAGCGGTCGAGCACCCGTGAGCGCCTCGAACACGGGCGGCGTCGGGATCGCCACCCTCTCGACGGCCATGGACGAGTTCTCGACCGGCATCACCTCGTTCGTCGACGAGCGGAAAGCCGCCGCCGCAGCTTCCGAGACCGCGCAAACCCCCGATGCCATCCCGGCCACCGATGCCACCGATGCCACCGATGCCACCGACACCGAGACCACCGACACCGAGAACGACGCCACCGACGCCGGTACCGACGACGAGACCGAGAGTCCCGCCTCCGACACGTCGACTCCCTCAGGACCGGAACCCGGAACGGACGACAACACGCCCGGAGGTGAAGCGGGACCAGGAACGGACCAGACTGCGCCGGGCAACGGAAACGGGAACGGCAAAGGTCAGGGCAACGGGAACGGGAACGGGAACGGGAACGGTGCCGACAACGGAAAAGGCCCCGGCGGCTGA
- a CDS encoding energy-coupling factor transporter transmembrane component T family protein, with the protein MTTLRVAAPAVLTRGALLDDINPVSKIIAMVILSVPLIVTIDWVSAAVAIAIELVLLPLCGLALGALLRRAVPLAMFAPIAGISMLLYAEPEGRVHAQFLTATISDSSIQLAVAVTLRVFALGLPTILLFSRVDSTELADALAQVARLPARLVLGVVAGVRLLGLFIDDWRSMELARRARGVGDAAPIRRLFSMSFQLLVFAVRRGTKLATAMEARGFGAQSTRTWARPSSLSWRDAVFLLGCVAVMAAAIGGAVAAGTFRFVGS; encoded by the coding sequence ATGACCACCCTCCGCGTTGCGGCGCCGGCCGTTCTCACACGGGGGGCGCTCCTCGACGACATCAACCCCGTCTCGAAGATCATCGCAATGGTCATCCTCTCCGTTCCGCTCATCGTCACCATCGATTGGGTCAGCGCCGCCGTGGCGATCGCCATCGAGCTCGTCCTCCTTCCGCTGTGCGGTCTCGCACTCGGGGCTCTGCTGCGCCGGGCGGTCCCCCTGGCGATGTTCGCGCCGATAGCGGGCATCAGCATGCTCCTCTACGCAGAGCCGGAGGGCCGCGTCCACGCACAGTTCCTCACTGCCACGATCAGCGATTCGTCGATCCAGCTCGCTGTCGCAGTGACGCTCCGCGTCTTCGCGCTCGGCCTGCCCACGATCCTGCTGTTCTCCCGTGTCGACTCGACGGAGCTCGCTGACGCGCTCGCGCAGGTGGCACGGCTCCCCGCACGGCTCGTGCTGGGGGTCGTCGCCGGTGTCCGCCTGCTCGGGCTCTTCATCGACGACTGGCGGAGCATGGAACTCGCGCGTCGCGCGCGGGGAGTCGGTGATGCCGCGCCGATCCGTCGACTCTTCTCGATGTCGTTCCAACTGCTGGTCTTCGCTGTCCGCCGTGGTACGAAGCTCGCGACGGCGATGGAGGCCAGGGGTTTCGGCGCGCAGTCGACACGCACGTGGGCCCGTCCGTCGTCGCTGTCCTGGAGAGATGCCGTCTTCCTCCTGGGATGCGTTGCCGTGATGGCGGCGGCGATCGGTGGGGCGGTCGCCGCCGGGACGTTCCGTTTCGTGGGGTCCTGA
- the mvk gene encoding mevalonate kinase gives MERRSGVLGSGHTRAKFILMGEHSVVYGRPAIALPLPALAMDVEIFAVPGPARIASDLFTGALADAPADLAGPVAAIDAASRAFDVPLSDVTVAIESTIPAERGLGSSAATAGAIVHAFADAAGRRIGDVEHFDLVQVAERVAHGTPSGLDAVATNSRVPVLFRGGVAQSLPMSLDATFVIADTGVRGRTRDSVASVRAQLAQRPEWTEDRIDRLGVLAEGAVGDLGEGAADRLGARMAEAHGILAELGVSSDELDALVRAASSAGAVGAKLTGGGRGGCVVALTNSPAHSVEVADALIAAGAHATWTYDTMVPIA, from the coding sequence GTGGAACGTCGGAGCGGAGTGCTCGGGTCCGGGCATACGCGCGCGAAGTTCATCCTCATGGGTGAGCATTCCGTGGTCTACGGCCGGCCGGCCATCGCTCTTCCCCTGCCGGCGCTCGCCATGGATGTCGAGATCTTCGCGGTACCGGGGCCGGCTCGGATCGCATCCGATCTGTTCACCGGCGCTCTCGCCGACGCCCCCGCCGATCTCGCGGGTCCGGTCGCGGCCATCGACGCAGCCAGTCGTGCCTTCGACGTCCCGCTGAGCGATGTCACCGTCGCCATCGAGAGCACGATCCCGGCCGAGCGTGGGCTGGGTTCGAGTGCGGCGACGGCCGGCGCGATCGTCCATGCGTTCGCCGATGCGGCCGGTCGGCGGATCGGCGACGTCGAGCACTTCGACCTCGTCCAGGTGGCCGAGCGGGTGGCGCACGGAACGCCCAGCGGCCTCGACGCCGTGGCGACGAACTCCCGTGTCCCCGTACTGTTCAGAGGCGGTGTGGCGCAGAGCCTGCCGATGTCGCTCGACGCGACGTTCGTCATCGCCGACACGGGTGTCCGCGGGCGTACGAGGGACTCGGTCGCCTCCGTGCGCGCGCAACTCGCGCAGCGACCCGAATGGACGGAGGACCGCATCGATCGTCTCGGGGTTCTCGCGGAAGGTGCCGTTGGCGACCTGGGCGAGGGTGCCGCTGATCGCCTCGGAGCGCGCATGGCGGAGGCGCATGGCATCCTCGCCGAACTCGGTGTGAGTTCTGACGAACTCGACGCACTCGTGCGTGCTGCCTCGTCCGCTGGCGCTGTGGGCGCGAAGCTGACCGGTGGTGGACGCGGGGGGTGCGTCGTCGCTCTCACGAATTCCCCGGCTCACTCGGTGGAGGTCGCCGATGCGCTCATCGCGGCGGGTGCGCACGCGACCTGGACCTACGACACGATGGTGCCGATCGCATGA
- a CDS encoding phosphomevalonate kinase: protein MIEVAAPGKLFIAGEYAVVEPGYPAVLIAVDRFVTVTLEASAGRGQLISDQFGHLPVVWRRDGDRLVIDRDQRPFDYVLSAIRVVEAFALESGRRLDFYDLAIRSELDDRSGRKFGLGSSAAVTVATVTALDRFYSLGLDELSRLKLALLATIGVNPLASGGDVAASLYGGWIAFSSPDRGWVARRSAETDVVSLIAEDWPGLSVRRLPPLTGGRLVVGWTGEPASTAQLVDGIQKRKQQEDSHYESFLEDSRACVEALVAAFDADDLAGAQKQLHRARRLLVRLGVSVGISIETPDLTLLCDSAEFVGAAAKSSGAGGGDCGIVLADEATDLDPMFRQWELGDIRRLSLHVHPAPETETTP from the coding sequence ATGATCGAGGTCGCAGCGCCGGGGAAGCTCTTCATCGCCGGAGAGTATGCGGTGGTCGAGCCCGGGTATCCGGCGGTCCTCATCGCCGTGGACCGGTTCGTCACGGTGACGCTCGAAGCGAGTGCGGGGCGCGGACAGCTGATCTCCGATCAGTTCGGCCATCTGCCCGTGGTGTGGCGGCGCGACGGCGATCGACTCGTCATCGACAGGGATCAGCGTCCGTTCGACTACGTGCTGTCCGCCATTCGCGTGGTCGAGGCCTTCGCCCTCGAATCGGGTCGTCGGCTGGACTTCTACGACCTGGCGATCCGTAGCGAGCTCGACGACCGTTCCGGCCGGAAGTTCGGACTGGGGTCGAGCGCCGCCGTCACGGTCGCGACGGTGACGGCCCTCGATCGGTTCTACTCGCTCGGACTCGACGAGCTCTCCCGCCTCAAGCTCGCGCTTCTCGCGACGATCGGCGTGAATCCGCTCGCGTCGGGCGGCGACGTCGCGGCGAGTCTCTACGGCGGGTGGATCGCATTCTCATCTCCTGATCGCGGGTGGGTCGCGCGTCGATCCGCGGAGACGGACGTCGTCTCACTGATCGCTGAGGACTGGCCGGGGCTATCCGTTCGCAGACTGCCCCCGTTGACCGGGGGTCGACTCGTCGTGGGCTGGACAGGCGAACCCGCGTCGACGGCTCAGCTCGTCGATGGGATCCAGAAACGGAAGCAGCAGGAAGACAGCCACTACGAATCGTTCCTGGAGGACAGCAGGGCGTGTGTCGAGGCTCTGGTCGCCGCGTTCGACGCCGACGATCTCGCGGGCGCCCAGAAGCAACTCCACCGGGCACGTCGACTGCTCGTCCGACTCGGTGTCAGCGTCGGGATCTCGATCGAGACCCCCGACCTCACTCTTCTGTGCGACTCGGCCGAATTCGTCGGCGCAGCGGCCAAGTCGTCGGGTGCCGGAGGAGGCGATTGCGGCATCGTGCTGGCGGATGAGGCGACCGACCTCGACCCCATGTTCCGTCAATGGGAGCTCGGTGACATCAGGAGGCTCTCGCTCCATGTCCACCCGGCTCCGGAAACGGAAACGACTCCGTAA
- the ettA gene encoding energy-dependent translational throttle protein EttA, with protein sequence MAEYIYSMVRARKAVGDKLILDDVTMAFLPGAKIGVVGPNGAGKSTILKIMAGLDTPSNGEAKLTPGYSVGILMQEPELDESKTVLENVQEGVGEIKGKVDRFNEISLAMAEPDADFDALLAEMGVLQEAIDAADAWDLDSQLEQAMDALRTPPGDASVANLSGGEKRRVALCKLLLQKPDLLLLDEPTNHLDAESVLWLEQHLAKYPGAVLAVTHDRYFLDHVAEWIAEVDRGHLYPYEGNYSTYLEKKQERLNVQGKKDAKLAKRLSSELEWVRSNAKGRQAKSKARLARYEEMAAEAERTRVLDFEEIVIPVGPRLGSQVIDASKLQKGFGDRILIDGLTFTLPRNGIVGVIGPNGVGKTTLFKTIVGLEPLDGGTLKVGETVDISYVDQSRGGIDPNKNLWEVVSDGQDYIQVGKTEIPSRAYVSQFGFKGPDQQKKAGVLSGGERNRLNLALTLKQGGNLLLLDEPTNDLDVETLGSLENALLEFPGCAVVITHDRWFLDRIATHILSYEGTEENPANWYWFEGNFEAYEENKIERLGPDAAKPNRSAYRKLTRD encoded by the coding sequence ATGGCCGAATACATCTATTCCATGGTCCGTGCCCGCAAGGCGGTCGGCGACAAGCTCATCCTCGACGACGTCACGATGGCGTTCCTCCCCGGCGCGAAGATCGGCGTCGTCGGTCCGAACGGCGCCGGTAAGTCCACGATCCTCAAGATCATGGCCGGTCTCGACACCCCGAGCAACGGCGAAGCGAAGCTCACCCCCGGTTACTCGGTGGGCATCCTCATGCAGGAGCCGGAGCTCGACGAGTCGAAGACCGTCCTCGAGAACGTCCAGGAGGGCGTCGGCGAGATCAAGGGCAAGGTCGATCGTTTCAACGAGATCTCGCTCGCGATGGCCGAGCCCGATGCCGACTTCGACGCTCTGCTGGCCGAGATGGGCGTGCTTCAGGAGGCGATCGACGCTGCTGACGCCTGGGACCTCGATTCTCAGCTCGAGCAGGCCATGGACGCCCTCCGCACGCCTCCGGGCGATGCGAGCGTCGCGAACCTCTCCGGTGGTGAGAAGCGCCGCGTCGCGCTCTGCAAGCTTCTGCTCCAGAAGCCCGACCTCCTGCTCCTCGACGAGCCCACCAACCACCTCGACGCCGAGAGCGTCCTCTGGCTCGAGCAGCACCTCGCAAAGTACCCGGGCGCCGTGCTCGCTGTGACACACGACCGGTACTTCCTCGATCACGTCGCCGAGTGGATCGCCGAGGTCGACCGCGGGCACCTGTACCCCTACGAGGGCAACTACTCGACCTATCTCGAGAAGAAGCAGGAGCGACTCAACGTCCAGGGCAAGAAGGATGCGAAGCTCGCGAAGCGCCTGTCGTCGGAGCTCGAGTGGGTGCGCTCGAACGCGAAGGGCCGCCAGGCCAAGTCGAAGGCGCGCCTCGCCCGCTATGAGGAGATGGCGGCGGAGGCCGAGCGCACGAGGGTCCTCGACTTCGAGGAGATCGTCATCCCTGTCGGTCCCCGTCTCGGCAGTCAGGTCATCGACGCATCCAAGCTCCAGAAGGGCTTCGGCGACCGCATCCTGATCGACGGCCTCACCTTCACTCTTCCGCGCAACGGCATCGTCGGCGTCATCGGCCCGAACGGTGTCGGCAAGACGACGCTCTTCAAGACCATCGTCGGACTGGAACCGCTCGACGGCGGCACCCTGAAGGTCGGCGAGACCGTCGACATCTCGTACGTCGACCAGAGCCGCGGCGGCATCGACCCCAACAAGAACCTGTGGGAGGTCGTCTCCGACGGCCAGGACTACATCCAGGTGGGGAAGACCGAGATCCCCTCCCGCGCCTACGTCTCGCAGTTCGGGTTCAAGGGTCCGGACCAGCAGAAGAAGGCGGGAGTGCTCTCCGGTGGTGAGCGCAACCGCCTCAACCTCGCCCTCACGCTCAAGCAGGGCGGAAACCTGCTGCTGCTCGACGAGCCCACCAACGACCTGGACGTCGAGACGCTCGGAAGCCTCGAGAACGCACTCCTCGAGTTCCCCGGTTGCGCCGTGGTCATCACACACGACCGGTGGTTCCTCGACCGCATCGCGACCCACATCCTGTCCTACGAGGGCACGGAGGAGAACCCCGCCAACTGGTACTGGTTCGAGGGGAACTTCGAGGCGTACGAGGAGAACAAGA
- a CDS encoding metallopeptidase family protein, producing MTPDDFEALVEEVFDTLPDDMVADLDNVAIIVEDRPEDGSLDLLGLYHGVALTERGQYGFGELPDTISIYREPLLHHVDDVDSLRAEVRVTLVHEIGHYFGLDDAELHRLGWG from the coding sequence ATGACGCCGGACGACTTCGAAGCCCTCGTCGAAGAGGTCTTCGACACGCTCCCCGATGACATGGTCGCCGACCTCGACAATGTCGCGATCATCGTTGAGGACCGTCCGGAGGACGGCTCCCTCGACCTTCTCGGTCTGTACCACGGCGTCGCCCTGACCGAACGGGGACAGTACGGGTTCGGCGAGCTGCCCGACACCATCAGCATCTATCGCGAACCACTCCTCCACCACGTCGACGATGTCGACTCGCTGCGCGCCGAAGTGCGGGTGACCCTCGTCCACGAGATCGGACACTACTTCGGTCTGGACGACGCGGAGTTGCACCGACTCGGCTGGGGCTGA